The genome window TCAATTTCCGTTAAAGGTAATACTCTGGCATTAATCATGCTACTCTGATTACCCTGAATTTGAATAATCTGTTCTCCATTAGCAGTAAAGATTTTAAGTACTACATTAGCAGAATTTTGTAATATTTGAGGTGGTGCTGTCCAAGGACCAGTAGTAAAGGAATTACTCGCTTGTTGTTGTTGTCCTGGACCACTACTAACAATGGTAAAAATAGTTTGGTTATTTTGATTATCTAAATAAACTAATTGACCTGTGCCAAGTTCGGATACGTAAGGCATAATAACTGCTATGAAAAAAATTAATCTCTACTTTAGTCTAACCTAAATGCAAAAATTAGTTATAGCAATGAGCAGTCAGGCATTGACAAACTCTCGCCTTGTCCAAATGGCTCATCACTTTA of Gloeocapsa sp. DLM2.Bin57 contains these proteins:
- a CDS encoding zinc ribbon domain-containing protein; the encoded protein is MPYVSELGTGQLVYLDNQNNQTIFTIVSSGPGQQQQASNSFTTGPWTAPPQILQNSANVVLKIFTANGEQIIQIQGNQSSMINARVLPLTEIDNMPQANIPPMQPMQPMQPMQPMQPMQPMQPMGGMSLKMGNMEMNMGTSNSATKRFCPSCGAKVNQGDRFCSSCGYNLS